A region from the Drosophila ananassae strain 14024-0371.13 chromosome 2L, ASM1763931v2, whole genome shotgun sequence genome encodes:
- the LOC6501488 gene encoding zinc finger MYM-type protein 4 isoform X1 has product MEEISSLDSFGADSNARPESATPRPEDQEQQQQQNPVDTQDTPASPPAEDAAPQFSELRPQDTGKEPEEDFEQISEGSLDAEDNQSQDKASASPQRDPVEAEQQTEGTRGDPEETDGLKRDEEVGGDAVDGGPASNEAMDVDEGEAGGEQDAGENEETAERHATEEPDAADDVEMRSVGGDSRQADDVEPPEGRDEVDTSLEDRENVTEANEIENENEAPGEDDDNPDGDAESEQIEEGDGAEEGGEAEHGDETVENVLEPEESDVCLIPDDPETEVTEAEKEQARENAEKAAEEEEAAEQSQSKSPQTEGKSATDAPVDPESEGGVGGEPTEESQTTGNDAQAGDKAASERAEDDAGGAAANDEDAAENAPDVDEPTGEEFASGASGEPGSSPKTIISWIVGSVEKCRQCDNEKSCGFRFKKPEESQEKDKEDGDNEDEETPKEPAAAVYEFICDSTCCNALLADNPGKFFVRRKKFLVEEVVREESAEKPDAEGEAAEEDSGAASAKTQSCLQCREEKRCKYFIKQDQDCFYICNDDCFNLLNAEEPDKFKLKRHSIRVRNIGATTLQPQQSSPGKRAENSVVARTLAEAEAARLDRIESFRRRCADCEAEINVNEKQLIWETMDFCNEVCLGSYQRTIGSSCETCKQEVSSTALGKYCVRFGFDVRQFCCAGCLNTFKKGLKTCSCCQKDISGGQEGFLAPVGDKDQFKDFCSQACLRRYDSMCNPRRKLRTDICGVCNNEKPVRVEMLLEDREHYFCSNPCFSAFKFVSNVNADPCAMCSKYFERRSAEAYTIYNEHQTPKVFCSRVCINVYIIVNRHIVSCQWCKVKKYNFDMIYQLSGQEDHDTLTLTCSINCLTMHGVSCNISARAVTKCDNCSNFNTPQYHLTMSDASMRNFCTYQCVMQFQNQFARAPLTLDSDQPASGSSPSSSSSKTQQGSSSRGSRRDTAPFPTGLPKRVKLKLSQQSGKPTAKKSGGSTMVPVISTVQSLASGENLTVRRKRGRPRESGAASPPPLPGSHPTPQRGRPRKHIDYTARSPSPVGLSPIGARRNTTTSMDYPPATVSETKIITVPPYPKAVRNVNISCKPMMVSTGEQATPSMRDCASQTEKDYSNKVLIPVPVPIFVPQPMYMYSAPFPVPVPIPLPIPVPIFIPTTRNTSQGILKEIKKIQDKMPEDPLEAELLMMAEMVAEEKHDSDSDSDNEIKPDPGLVTLQYQNSLEAVAQQQQQQQVVDVSGAGHNPYGDDMLQIALKMATGDYDNHHQTSTVDLETSMTANTISSQSPMGHDGMGQMGVHHLDQQHHMLDATNRSPRGRKRAGGAVLESPNRNSRSPVKRQRGEMDHSALQQQSQQAQQPQEKPDAQMFLKYTFGVNAWKQWVMTKNADIEKSSMRRRPFKTELLQMTADELNYSLCLFVKEVRKPNGTEYAPDTIYYLVLGIQQYLYVNGRIDNIFYDPYYERFTECLDEVARKFSVLYNDSQYIVTRVEEEHLWECKQLGAHSPHVLLSTLMFFNTKHFNLTTVEEHMQLSFSHIMKHWKRSSQNSKVPGSRNVLLRFYPPQAGLDANPRKKKVYEQQENEENPLRCPVRLYEFYLSKCPESVKTRNDVFYLQPERSCVPDSPVWYSTQALGQDALQRMLHRVKMVKEINIALLTT; this is encoded by the exons ATGGAGGAAATATCCAGCCTAGACTCCTTTGGCGCGGACTCGAACGCCCGGCCCGAGTCGGCCACTCCCCGACCAGAGGATcaggagcaacagcaacaacagaacCCAGTGGATACCCAAGATACTCCGGCCTCACCGCCAGCAGAAGATGCCGCCCCCCAGTTCAGCGAGCTGCGGCCCCAGGACACGGGCAAAGAGCCGGAAGAGGACTTCGAACAGATATCAGAGGGATCCTTGGACGCGGAGGACAACCAGTCCCAGGACAAGGCTTCAGCCTCGCCGCAGAGGGATCCTGTAGAAGCGGAACAGCAAACAGAGGGTACTCGGGGCGATCCTGAGGAGACAGACGGCTTGAAAAGGGACGAAGAGGTCGGCGGCGATGCTGTAGATGGAGGTCCGGCCTCCAACGAAGCCATGGATGTGGATGAGGGTGAAGCAGGAGGGGAACAGGATGCTGGAGAGAACGAAGAAACCGCAGAAAGACATGCAACGGAGGAGCCGGACGCAGCCGACGATGTGGAAATGCGCTCTGTGGGCGGAGATTCCCGCCAGGCGGACGACGTAGAGCCTCCAGAGGGCAGAGACGAGGTTGATACGAGTCTAGAAGATCGGGAAAACGTGACCGAGGCCAATGAGATTGAGAATGAAAACGAAGCTCCGGGGGAGGACGACGACAATCCGGATGGTGACGCCGAATCCGAGCAGATTGAAGAGGGCGACGGAGCAGAGGAAGGTGGAGAAGCCGAGCACGGAGATG AAACCGTTGAAAACGTTTTGGAGCCAGAGGAATCAGACGTTTGTCTCATTCCTGACGATCCAGAAACCGAGGTGACGGAAGCTGAGAAGGAACAAGCCCGCGAAAACGCCGAGAAGGCTGCCGAAGAGGAAGAGGCTGCCGAGCAGAGCCAATCAAAATCCCCCCAGACCGAGGGAAAATCCGCCACAGACGCACCTGTTGATCCAGAATCCGAGGGTGGTGTTGGTGGCGAGCCCACCGAAGAGTCTCAGACCACTGGAAATG ATGCTCAAGCCGGAGATAAGGCGGCATCGGAAAGGGCCGAAG ACGATGCCGGCGGTGCAGCAGCCAACGACGAGGACGCCGCCGAAAATGCACCTGATGTCGACGAGCCCACTGGAGAGGAGTTCGCCAGCGGAGCGAGTGGAGAGCCTGGTTCATCGCCAAAAACTATCATCAGCTGGATCGTGGGCAGTGTGGAGAAGTGTCGACAATGCGATAACGAGAAGTCCTGTGGCTTCCGCTTCAAAAAACCAGAGGAGTCTCAAGAAAAGGACAAGGAAGATGGCGACAACGAGGATGAGGAAACTCCCAAGGAGCCAGCTGCCGCTGTTTACGAGTTCATCTGCGACTCAACGTGCTGCAATGCCCTACTGGCAGATAATCCTGGAAAGTTCTTCGTACGGCGCAAGAAGTTCCTCGTGGAAGAGGTTGTTCGAGAAGAGAGCGCCGAAAAACCAGATGCAGAAGGCGAAGCAGCAGAAGAAGACTCAGGTGCTGCCTCAGCAAAGACCCAGTCCTGTCTGCAGTGCAGGGAGGAGAAGCGGTGCAAGTACTTTATAAAGCAGGACCAGGACTGCTTCTACATCTGTAACGATGACTGCTTCAATCTCCTCAACGCGGAGGAGCCGGACAAGTTTAAGCTGAAGAGACACTCGATCAGGGTTCGCAATATTGGCGCCACCACGCTGCAGCCCCAGCAGAGTTCGCCTGGCAAGCGGGCCGAAAACAGTGTAGTAGCCAGGACGCTGGCCGAAGCCGAGGCGGCAAGGCTGGACAGGATCGAAAGCTTCCGCAGACGTTGCGCCGACTGTGAGGCAGAGATTAACGTGAACGAGAAGCAACTCATCTGGGAAACCATGGACTTCTGCAACGAGGTCTGTCTGGGAAGCTACCAGCGCACCATCGGCTCCAGCTGCGAGACTTGTAAGCAGGAGGTGAGCTCCACGGCCCTCGGCAAGTACTGTGTCCGTTTCGGCTTTGATGTCCGGCAGTTCTGCTGCGCTGGATGCTTGAACACCTTCAAGAAGGGTCTGAAGACCTGTTCCTGCTGCCAGAAGGACATCAGCGGTGGGCAGGAGGGTTTCCTGGCACCCGTGGGTGATAAGGACCAGTTCAAAGACTTTTGCTCGCAAGCCTGTCTCCGCCGATACGACAGCATGTGCAATCCCAGGCGGAAACTCCGCACCGATATATGCGGCGtgtgcaacaacgaaaagccAGTCCGCGTTGAGATGCTTCTCGAGGACAGAGAGCACTATTTCTGCTCCAATCCGTGCTTCTCGGCCTTCAAGTTCGTGAGCAACGTAAACGCCGACCCCTGCGCCATGTGCTCCAAGTATTTTGAGCGTAGGAGCGCCGAGGCGTACACCATCTACAACGAGCATCAAACGCCGAAGGTCTTCTGCTCTCGAGTGTGCATCAACGTTTATATCATTGTCAATCGGCACATCGTCTCGTGCCAGTGGTGCAAGGTGAAGAAGTACAACTTCGACATGATCTACCAGCTGAGTGGTCAGGAGGACCACGATACCCTCACACTAACCTGCTCCATCAACTGTCTGACCATGCACGGCGTCAGCTGCAACATCTCGGCCCGGGCGGTTACTAAGTGCGACAACTGCAGCAACTTCAACACCCCGCAGTACCATCTGACCATGTCAGACGCCTCCATGCGCAACTTCTGCACCTACCAGTGCGTAATGCAATTCCAGAATCAGTTCGCCCGTGCGCCGCTCACCCTGGACAGCGACCAGCCCGCCTCCGGAAGCAGTCCGAGTAGCAGCAGTTCCAAGACTCAGCAAGGCAGCTCTTCGCGCGGCAGCCGACGGGACACAGCACCCTTCCCCACAGGTCTACCCAAGCGTGTCAAGCTCAAGCTCTCCCAGCAG TCTGGAAAACCTACTGCCAAGAAATCAGGCGGAAGCACCATGGTGCCGGTTATATCTACGGTACAATCTCTGGCAAGTGGGGAAAATCTGACTGTGCGGCGCAAACGTGGACGTCCTCGAGAATCAGGAGCTGCTTCACCACCTCCGCTACCAGGATCCCATCCGACACCCCAACGAGGAAGGCCCCGAAAGCACATCGACTATACAGCACGATCTCCGTCGCCAGTTGGACTGTCGCCGATCGGAGCCCGGCGAAACACAACCACATCCATGGACTATCCACCGGCCACGGTATCAGAGACAAAGATCATCACAGTGCCGCCGTATCCAAAAGCTGTGCGCAACGTAAACATTAGCTGTAAACCAATGATGGTGTCCACGGGTGAGCAGGCCACTCCGTCCATGAGAGATTGTGCTAGCCAGACCGAGAAGGACTACTCCAACAAGGTGCTCATCCCAGTGCCGGTGCCCATCTTTGTCCCGCAACCGATGTATATGTACTCTGCTCCGTTCCCCGTACCCGTGCCCATTCCACTCCCCATCCCAGTGCCGATATTCATACCGACGACGAGAAACACCTCGCAGGGTATACTCAAGGAGATCAAGAAGATCCAGGACAAGATGCCCGAGGATCCGCTCGAGGCTGAGCTCCTTATGATGGCCGAGATGGTTGCCGAGGAGAAGCATGACTCAGATTCCGATTCTGATAACGAGATCAAGCCGGATCCGGGCCTTGTGACCCTGCAGTACCAGAACAGTCTCGAGGCCGttgcccagcagcagcagcaacaacaggtGGTTGACGTCAGCGGGGCTGGGCACAACCCCTATGGTGACGATATGTTGCAGATAGCATTGAAGATGGCCACGGGCGACTATGACAACCACCATCAAACTTCCACGGTGGATCTGGAGACGTCCATGACGGCTAATACCATCAGCAGTCAATCGCCAATGGGACACGACGGTATGGGTCAGATGGGAGTGCATCATCTGGATCAACAGCATCACATGTTGGATGCAACAAATCG GTCACCCCGAGGACGCAAGAGGGCCGGCGGCGCTGTCCTGGAGTCGCCTAATCGTAACAGCAGGTCACCAGTTAAGCGGCAGCGTGGCGAAATGGACCACTCCGCCCTGCAACAACAGTCGCAGCAGGCACAGCAGCCGCAGGAGAAGCCCGATGCCCAAATGTTCCTCAAATACACGTTCGGAGTAAACGCCTGGAAGCAGTGGGTGATGACCAAGAATGCCGATATCGAAAAGAGCTCTATGCGAAGGCGGCCCTTCAAGACGGAGCTCCTCCAGATGACCGCCGATGAGTTGAACTACTCACTGTGTCTCTTCGTGAAGGAGGTGCGCAAGCCCAATGGCACAGAATATGCTCCGGACACAATATACTATCTTGTTTTGG GAATACAGCAATATCTTTATGTGAATGGCCGTATTGATAATATATTCTACGATCCTTATTATGAGCGATTCACGGAGTGCTTGGATGAAGTAGCACGTAAATTTTCCGTGCTCTACAACGATTCGC AATACATTGTCACCCGCGTGGAAGAGGAGCATTTGTGGGAGTGCAAACAACTTGGTGCTCATTCCCCACACGTCTTGCTCAGCACTCTCATGTTCTTCAACACCAAGCACTTTAATTTGACG ACTGTGGAAGAGCACATGCAGTTATCCTTCTCACACATAATGAAGCACTGGAAGCGCTCGTCCCAGAATTCGAAAGTTCCTGGTTCCCGGAACGTGCTCCTACGCTTTTATCCACCGCAGGCTGGTTTGG ACGCCAATCCACGAAAAAAGAAGGTTTATGAGCAACAGGAGAATGAAGAGAATCCTCTGCGGTGTCCCGTCCGCCTCTACGAATTTTATCTCTCTAAATG CCCGGAAAGTGTCAAAACCCGCAACGACGTATTTTATTTGCAGCCGGAGCGCTCCTGTGTCCCCGACTCGCCAGTCTGGTACTCCACGCAAGCTCTGGGCCAAGACGCGCTGCAACGGATGCTGCACCGCGTGAAAATGGTCAAGGAAATCAATATTGCGTTACTGACGACTTAA
- the LOC6501488 gene encoding zinc finger MYM-type protein 4 isoform X2: MEEISSLDSFGADSNARPESATPRPEDQEQQQQQNPVDTQDTPASPPAEDAAPQFSELRPQDTGKEPEEDFEQISEGSLDAEDNQSQDKASASPQRDPVEAEQQTEGTRGDPEETDGLKRDEEVGGDAVDGGPASNEAMDVDEGEAGGEQDAGENEETAERHATEEPDAADDVEMRSVGGDSRQADDVEPPEGRDEVDTSLEDRENVTEANEIENENEAPGEDDDNPDGDAESEQIEEGDGAEEGGEAEHGDETVENVLEPEESDVCLIPDDPETEVTEAEKEQARENAEKAAEEEEAAEQSQSKSPQTEGKSATDAPVDPESEGGVGGEPTEESQTTGNDDAGGAAANDEDAAENAPDVDEPTGEEFASGASGEPGSSPKTIISWIVGSVEKCRQCDNEKSCGFRFKKPEESQEKDKEDGDNEDEETPKEPAAAVYEFICDSTCCNALLADNPGKFFVRRKKFLVEEVVREESAEKPDAEGEAAEEDSGAASAKTQSCLQCREEKRCKYFIKQDQDCFYICNDDCFNLLNAEEPDKFKLKRHSIRVRNIGATTLQPQQSSPGKRAENSVVARTLAEAEAARLDRIESFRRRCADCEAEINVNEKQLIWETMDFCNEVCLGSYQRTIGSSCETCKQEVSSTALGKYCVRFGFDVRQFCCAGCLNTFKKGLKTCSCCQKDISGGQEGFLAPVGDKDQFKDFCSQACLRRYDSMCNPRRKLRTDICGVCNNEKPVRVEMLLEDREHYFCSNPCFSAFKFVSNVNADPCAMCSKYFERRSAEAYTIYNEHQTPKVFCSRVCINVYIIVNRHIVSCQWCKVKKYNFDMIYQLSGQEDHDTLTLTCSINCLTMHGVSCNISARAVTKCDNCSNFNTPQYHLTMSDASMRNFCTYQCVMQFQNQFARAPLTLDSDQPASGSSPSSSSSKTQQGSSSRGSRRDTAPFPTGLPKRVKLKLSQQSGKPTAKKSGGSTMVPVISTVQSLASGENLTVRRKRGRPRESGAASPPPLPGSHPTPQRGRPRKHIDYTARSPSPVGLSPIGARRNTTTSMDYPPATVSETKIITVPPYPKAVRNVNISCKPMMVSTGEQATPSMRDCASQTEKDYSNKVLIPVPVPIFVPQPMYMYSAPFPVPVPIPLPIPVPIFIPTTRNTSQGILKEIKKIQDKMPEDPLEAELLMMAEMVAEEKHDSDSDSDNEIKPDPGLVTLQYQNSLEAVAQQQQQQQVVDVSGAGHNPYGDDMLQIALKMATGDYDNHHQTSTVDLETSMTANTISSQSPMGHDGMGQMGVHHLDQQHHMLDATNRSPRGRKRAGGAVLESPNRNSRSPVKRQRGEMDHSALQQQSQQAQQPQEKPDAQMFLKYTFGVNAWKQWVMTKNADIEKSSMRRRPFKTELLQMTADELNYSLCLFVKEVRKPNGTEYAPDTIYYLVLGIQQYLYVNGRIDNIFYDPYYERFTECLDEVARKFSVLYNDSQYIVTRVEEEHLWECKQLGAHSPHVLLSTLMFFNTKHFNLTTVEEHMQLSFSHIMKHWKRSSQNSKVPGSRNVLLRFYPPQAGLDANPRKKKVYEQQENEENPLRCPVRLYEFYLSKCPESVKTRNDVFYLQPERSCVPDSPVWYSTQALGQDALQRMLHRVKMVKEINIALLTT, from the exons ATGGAGGAAATATCCAGCCTAGACTCCTTTGGCGCGGACTCGAACGCCCGGCCCGAGTCGGCCACTCCCCGACCAGAGGATcaggagcaacagcaacaacagaacCCAGTGGATACCCAAGATACTCCGGCCTCACCGCCAGCAGAAGATGCCGCCCCCCAGTTCAGCGAGCTGCGGCCCCAGGACACGGGCAAAGAGCCGGAAGAGGACTTCGAACAGATATCAGAGGGATCCTTGGACGCGGAGGACAACCAGTCCCAGGACAAGGCTTCAGCCTCGCCGCAGAGGGATCCTGTAGAAGCGGAACAGCAAACAGAGGGTACTCGGGGCGATCCTGAGGAGACAGACGGCTTGAAAAGGGACGAAGAGGTCGGCGGCGATGCTGTAGATGGAGGTCCGGCCTCCAACGAAGCCATGGATGTGGATGAGGGTGAAGCAGGAGGGGAACAGGATGCTGGAGAGAACGAAGAAACCGCAGAAAGACATGCAACGGAGGAGCCGGACGCAGCCGACGATGTGGAAATGCGCTCTGTGGGCGGAGATTCCCGCCAGGCGGACGACGTAGAGCCTCCAGAGGGCAGAGACGAGGTTGATACGAGTCTAGAAGATCGGGAAAACGTGACCGAGGCCAATGAGATTGAGAATGAAAACGAAGCTCCGGGGGAGGACGACGACAATCCGGATGGTGACGCCGAATCCGAGCAGATTGAAGAGGGCGACGGAGCAGAGGAAGGTGGAGAAGCCGAGCACGGAGATG AAACCGTTGAAAACGTTTTGGAGCCAGAGGAATCAGACGTTTGTCTCATTCCTGACGATCCAGAAACCGAGGTGACGGAAGCTGAGAAGGAACAAGCCCGCGAAAACGCCGAGAAGGCTGCCGAAGAGGAAGAGGCTGCCGAGCAGAGCCAATCAAAATCCCCCCAGACCGAGGGAAAATCCGCCACAGACGCACCTGTTGATCCAGAATCCGAGGGTGGTGTTGGTGGCGAGCCCACCGAAGAGTCTCAGACCACTGGAAATG ACGATGCCGGCGGTGCAGCAGCCAACGACGAGGACGCCGCCGAAAATGCACCTGATGTCGACGAGCCCACTGGAGAGGAGTTCGCCAGCGGAGCGAGTGGAGAGCCTGGTTCATCGCCAAAAACTATCATCAGCTGGATCGTGGGCAGTGTGGAGAAGTGTCGACAATGCGATAACGAGAAGTCCTGTGGCTTCCGCTTCAAAAAACCAGAGGAGTCTCAAGAAAAGGACAAGGAAGATGGCGACAACGAGGATGAGGAAACTCCCAAGGAGCCAGCTGCCGCTGTTTACGAGTTCATCTGCGACTCAACGTGCTGCAATGCCCTACTGGCAGATAATCCTGGAAAGTTCTTCGTACGGCGCAAGAAGTTCCTCGTGGAAGAGGTTGTTCGAGAAGAGAGCGCCGAAAAACCAGATGCAGAAGGCGAAGCAGCAGAAGAAGACTCAGGTGCTGCCTCAGCAAAGACCCAGTCCTGTCTGCAGTGCAGGGAGGAGAAGCGGTGCAAGTACTTTATAAAGCAGGACCAGGACTGCTTCTACATCTGTAACGATGACTGCTTCAATCTCCTCAACGCGGAGGAGCCGGACAAGTTTAAGCTGAAGAGACACTCGATCAGGGTTCGCAATATTGGCGCCACCACGCTGCAGCCCCAGCAGAGTTCGCCTGGCAAGCGGGCCGAAAACAGTGTAGTAGCCAGGACGCTGGCCGAAGCCGAGGCGGCAAGGCTGGACAGGATCGAAAGCTTCCGCAGACGTTGCGCCGACTGTGAGGCAGAGATTAACGTGAACGAGAAGCAACTCATCTGGGAAACCATGGACTTCTGCAACGAGGTCTGTCTGGGAAGCTACCAGCGCACCATCGGCTCCAGCTGCGAGACTTGTAAGCAGGAGGTGAGCTCCACGGCCCTCGGCAAGTACTGTGTCCGTTTCGGCTTTGATGTCCGGCAGTTCTGCTGCGCTGGATGCTTGAACACCTTCAAGAAGGGTCTGAAGACCTGTTCCTGCTGCCAGAAGGACATCAGCGGTGGGCAGGAGGGTTTCCTGGCACCCGTGGGTGATAAGGACCAGTTCAAAGACTTTTGCTCGCAAGCCTGTCTCCGCCGATACGACAGCATGTGCAATCCCAGGCGGAAACTCCGCACCGATATATGCGGCGtgtgcaacaacgaaaagccAGTCCGCGTTGAGATGCTTCTCGAGGACAGAGAGCACTATTTCTGCTCCAATCCGTGCTTCTCGGCCTTCAAGTTCGTGAGCAACGTAAACGCCGACCCCTGCGCCATGTGCTCCAAGTATTTTGAGCGTAGGAGCGCCGAGGCGTACACCATCTACAACGAGCATCAAACGCCGAAGGTCTTCTGCTCTCGAGTGTGCATCAACGTTTATATCATTGTCAATCGGCACATCGTCTCGTGCCAGTGGTGCAAGGTGAAGAAGTACAACTTCGACATGATCTACCAGCTGAGTGGTCAGGAGGACCACGATACCCTCACACTAACCTGCTCCATCAACTGTCTGACCATGCACGGCGTCAGCTGCAACATCTCGGCCCGGGCGGTTACTAAGTGCGACAACTGCAGCAACTTCAACACCCCGCAGTACCATCTGACCATGTCAGACGCCTCCATGCGCAACTTCTGCACCTACCAGTGCGTAATGCAATTCCAGAATCAGTTCGCCCGTGCGCCGCTCACCCTGGACAGCGACCAGCCCGCCTCCGGAAGCAGTCCGAGTAGCAGCAGTTCCAAGACTCAGCAAGGCAGCTCTTCGCGCGGCAGCCGACGGGACACAGCACCCTTCCCCACAGGTCTACCCAAGCGTGTCAAGCTCAAGCTCTCCCAGCAG TCTGGAAAACCTACTGCCAAGAAATCAGGCGGAAGCACCATGGTGCCGGTTATATCTACGGTACAATCTCTGGCAAGTGGGGAAAATCTGACTGTGCGGCGCAAACGTGGACGTCCTCGAGAATCAGGAGCTGCTTCACCACCTCCGCTACCAGGATCCCATCCGACACCCCAACGAGGAAGGCCCCGAAAGCACATCGACTATACAGCACGATCTCCGTCGCCAGTTGGACTGTCGCCGATCGGAGCCCGGCGAAACACAACCACATCCATGGACTATCCACCGGCCACGGTATCAGAGACAAAGATCATCACAGTGCCGCCGTATCCAAAAGCTGTGCGCAACGTAAACATTAGCTGTAAACCAATGATGGTGTCCACGGGTGAGCAGGCCACTCCGTCCATGAGAGATTGTGCTAGCCAGACCGAGAAGGACTACTCCAACAAGGTGCTCATCCCAGTGCCGGTGCCCATCTTTGTCCCGCAACCGATGTATATGTACTCTGCTCCGTTCCCCGTACCCGTGCCCATTCCACTCCCCATCCCAGTGCCGATATTCATACCGACGACGAGAAACACCTCGCAGGGTATACTCAAGGAGATCAAGAAGATCCAGGACAAGATGCCCGAGGATCCGCTCGAGGCTGAGCTCCTTATGATGGCCGAGATGGTTGCCGAGGAGAAGCATGACTCAGATTCCGATTCTGATAACGAGATCAAGCCGGATCCGGGCCTTGTGACCCTGCAGTACCAGAACAGTCTCGAGGCCGttgcccagcagcagcagcaacaacaggtGGTTGACGTCAGCGGGGCTGGGCACAACCCCTATGGTGACGATATGTTGCAGATAGCATTGAAGATGGCCACGGGCGACTATGACAACCACCATCAAACTTCCACGGTGGATCTGGAGACGTCCATGACGGCTAATACCATCAGCAGTCAATCGCCAATGGGACACGACGGTATGGGTCAGATGGGAGTGCATCATCTGGATCAACAGCATCACATGTTGGATGCAACAAATCG GTCACCCCGAGGACGCAAGAGGGCCGGCGGCGCTGTCCTGGAGTCGCCTAATCGTAACAGCAGGTCACCAGTTAAGCGGCAGCGTGGCGAAATGGACCACTCCGCCCTGCAACAACAGTCGCAGCAGGCACAGCAGCCGCAGGAGAAGCCCGATGCCCAAATGTTCCTCAAATACACGTTCGGAGTAAACGCCTGGAAGCAGTGGGTGATGACCAAGAATGCCGATATCGAAAAGAGCTCTATGCGAAGGCGGCCCTTCAAGACGGAGCTCCTCCAGATGACCGCCGATGAGTTGAACTACTCACTGTGTCTCTTCGTGAAGGAGGTGCGCAAGCCCAATGGCACAGAATATGCTCCGGACACAATATACTATCTTGTTTTGG GAATACAGCAATATCTTTATGTGAATGGCCGTATTGATAATATATTCTACGATCCTTATTATGAGCGATTCACGGAGTGCTTGGATGAAGTAGCACGTAAATTTTCCGTGCTCTACAACGATTCGC AATACATTGTCACCCGCGTGGAAGAGGAGCATTTGTGGGAGTGCAAACAACTTGGTGCTCATTCCCCACACGTCTTGCTCAGCACTCTCATGTTCTTCAACACCAAGCACTTTAATTTGACG ACTGTGGAAGAGCACATGCAGTTATCCTTCTCACACATAATGAAGCACTGGAAGCGCTCGTCCCAGAATTCGAAAGTTCCTGGTTCCCGGAACGTGCTCCTACGCTTTTATCCACCGCAGGCTGGTTTGG ACGCCAATCCACGAAAAAAGAAGGTTTATGAGCAACAGGAGAATGAAGAGAATCCTCTGCGGTGTCCCGTCCGCCTCTACGAATTTTATCTCTCTAAATG CCCGGAAAGTGTCAAAACCCGCAACGACGTATTTTATTTGCAGCCGGAGCGCTCCTGTGTCCCCGACTCGCCAGTCTGGTACTCCACGCAAGCTCTGGGCCAAGACGCGCTGCAACGGATGCTGCACCGCGTGAAAATGGTCAAGGAAATCAATATTGCGTTACTGACGACTTAA